One region of Aphelocoma coerulescens isolate FSJ_1873_10779 chromosome 12, UR_Acoe_1.0, whole genome shotgun sequence genomic DNA includes:
- the LOC138117442 gene encoding hyaluronidase-2-like, which produces MRGGCAAAVAVPWLALLALARQPPEKPSATPHLTRRPFLVAWNVPTQDCKPRFQVSFDFSIFDLYASPNEGFVGQNLTIFYKERLGLYPYYNRQGVAVNGGVPQNSSLSEHLARLQEGIDKYIRSSTKEGLAVIDWEEWRPVWARNWKPKDIYREASQELVLRRQPTWPREKVNKQAVFEFESAAQEFMVSTLRKAKSFRPKQLWGFYLFPDCYNHDYSKNKESYTGQCPDVEKTRNDQLEWLWKESMALYPSIYLDPLLDSTPNSRKFVRARVMEAMRISQQHHDDYSLPVFVYTRPTYIRKLNVLSQPDLISTIGESAALGAAGAILWGDAVDTKNRELCQIMKNYLEGDLGRYIVNVTTAAELCSTTLCQGRGRCLRQDSNADVFLHLNSTNFQLRRRDDDHPQQPLFWAEGQLSSADILFLRTHFHCHCYQGWQGSGCQTRAGPRSDAPGPLAPLGLGVLLLLASWCYTPWTELPLSV; this is translated from the exons ATGCGCGGGGGCTGCGCGGCGGCGGTGGCTGTGCCCTGGCTGGCCCTACTGGCCTTGGCCCGGCAGCCCCCCGAGAAACCATCGGCCACCCCCCATCTGACCCGTCGGCCCTTCCTGGTGGCCTGGAATGTGCCCACCCAGGACTGCAAGCCCCGCTTCCAGGTGTCCTTTGACTTCAGCATCTTCGACCTGTACGCCTCCCCCAACGAGGGCTTCGTGGGGCAGAACCTCACAATCTTCTACAAGGAACGCCTGGGACTCTACCCCTACTACAACCGCCAAGGTGTGGCCGTCAATGGTGGTGTCCCCCAAAACAGCAGCCTGTCTGAGCACCTCGCCCGCCTCCAGGAGGGCATCGACAAGTACATCCGCTCATCCACCAAAGAAGGGCTGGCCGTCATCGACTGGGAGGAGTGGCGGCCTGTCTGGGCTCGCAACTGGAAGCCCAAGGATATCTACCGGGAGGCATCACAGGAACTGGTGTTACGGCGTCAGCCCACCTGGCCCCGTGAGAAGGTGAACAAGCAGGCAGTGTTTGAGTTCGAGTCGGCTGCCCAGGAGTTCATGGTGAGCACCCTGCGCAAGGCCAAGAGCTTCCGACCCAAGCAGCTCTGGGGGTTCTACCTCTTCCCTGACTGCTACAACCATGACTACAGCAAGAACAAGGAGAGCTACACCGGACAGTGCCCAGATGTGGAGAAGACCCGCAATGACCAGCTGGAGTGGCTCTGGAAGGAGAGCATGGCGCTCTACCCCTCCATCTACCTCGACCCACTCCTGGACTCCACTCCCAACAGCCGCAAGTTTGTGCGGGCACGGGTGATGGAGGCCATGCGCATCTCGCAACAGCACCATGATGACTACTCCCTACCTGTCTTCGTCTACACCCGGCCCACCTACATCCGCAAGCTGAATGTGCTCAGCCAG ccggACCTGATCTCTACCATCGGAGAGAGCGCAGCACTGGGTGCAGCTGGAGCCATTTTGTGGGGTGATGCAGTTGATACCAAAAACCGG GAGTTGTGCCAGATCATGAAAAACTACCTGGAGGGGGACCTGGGACGCTACATTGTGAATGTCAcgacagcagcagagctctgcagcacaaCGCTGTGCCAGGGCCGGGGTCGCTGCCTGCGCCAGGACAGCAATGCTGATGTCTTCCTCCACCTCAACTCTACCAACTTCCAGCTGCGGCGCCGGGATGATGaccacccccagcagcccctctTCTGGGCCGAGGGCCAGCTCTCCTCTGCTGACATACTCTTCCTACGGACCCACTTTCACTGCCACTGCtaccagggctggcagggcagtgGCTGCCAGACACGCGCTGGGCCCCGCAGTGATGCCCCTGGCCCTTTGGCACCGCTGGGACTTGGggtgctgttgctgcttgcaAGCTGGTGCTACACCCCCTGGACTGAGCTACCCCTTTCTGTGTAG
- the LOC138117443 gene encoding hyaluronidase-1-like: MEVWINAGPDLGIRASRSAQVSALPKAAPGLSLSPPATMALLWSCRVLLLLLPALAHAGGPGPVLVNRPFVTIWNIPTENCAKKYNVTLSLEVFDVLANDHESFTGQDITLFYSNKIGLFPYYASDGVPVNGGLPQNASLETHIHQATQDIKVTLPNPDYGGLAVIDWEKWRPLWIRNWDSMHIYQQKSEELVQQQHPQWPPKEVEEMAKQQFEESAHDFMNKTLWLGESLRPSAYWGFYGFPDCYNNDFDSLPYNGTCPEVEQQRNKNLLWLWKSSRAFYPSIYLPLCLNGTNKVLPYVRHRVAEAFAVQRGVLDSGIPVLPYSQIAFEHTVDFLSQEDLTNTIGESAAQGAAGIILWGSLDYSTSKEICLRLKDYVEGPLGHYIVNVTASADLCSQTLCSSQGRCVRQGNQQGYLHLDPSRFTIDLHSGKPWLVAQSLEPGEDISKLAKEFSCQCYDKWQGPRCDTLGFAK; this comes from the exons ATGGAGGTGTGGATTAATGCCGGTCCTGATTTGGGGATAAGAGCATCAAGGTCTGCCCAGGTCTCAGCTCTCCCCAAGGCAGCACCAGGACTCAGCCTGAGCCCACCAGCCACCATGGCATTGCTGTGGTCCTGCCGggtcctcctgctgctcctgcctgccctggcccatGCTGGGGGGCCCGGTCCTGTCCTCGTCAACCGCCCCTTTGTCACCATCTGGAACATCCCCACCGAGAACTGTGCCAAGAAGTACAATGTCACTCTAAGCCTGGAGGTCTTTGATGTGTTGGCCAATGACCATGAATCCTTCACTGGGCAGGACATCACTCTCTTCTACAGCAACAAGATCGGTCTCTTCCCCTACTACGCATCTGATGGGGTGCCAGTGAACGGGGGGCTCCCCCAAAATGCCAGCCTGGAGACTCACATCCACCAGGCCACCCAGGACATCAAGGTGACCCTGCCCAACCCTGACTATGGTGGGCTGGCTGTCATCGACTGGGAGAAGTGGCGCCCACTGTGGATCCGCAACTGGGACTCCATGCACATCTACCAGCAGAAGTCAGAGGAgctggtgcagcagcagcacccacagTGGCCTCCCAAGGAGGTGGAGGAGATGGCCAAGCAGCAGTTTGAGGAGAGCGCCCACGATTTCATGAACAAGACCTTGTGGCTGGGTGAGAGCCTCCGTCCCAGTGCCTACTGGGGTTTCTATGGTTTCCCTGACTGCTACAACAATGACTTTGATAGCCTGCCCTACAACGGGACGTGCCCAGAGgtggagcagcagaggaacaAGAATCTGTTGTGGCTCTGGAAGAGCAGCCGGGCGTTCTACCCCAGCATCTACCTGCCCCTCTGTCTCAATGGCACCAACAAGGTGCTCCCCTACGTCCGGCACCGCGTGGCCGAGGCTTTCGCTGTCCAGCGTGGAGTCCTTGACAGTGGCATCCCTGTCCTGCCCTACTCCCAGATTGCCTTCGAGCACACCGTGGACTTCCTTTCCCAG GAGGACCTGACGAACACCATCGGGGAGAGCGCGGCTCAGGGCGCTGCTGGCATCATCCTCTGGGGCAGCCTGGACTACAGCACCTCCAAG GAGATCTGCCTGAGGCTGAAGGACTACGTGGAGGGGCCCCTGGGCCACTACATCGTCAATGTGACGGCCAGCGCTGACCTGTGCAGCCAGACCCTGTGCTCCAGCCAGGGCCGCTGCGTGCGCCAGGGCAACCAGCAGGGCTACCTCCACCTTGACCCCTCCCGCTTCACCATCGATCTGCACTCTGGCAAGCCCTGGCTGGTGGCTCAGAGCCTGGAGCCTGGGGAGGACATCTCCAAACTGGCCAAGGAGTTCAGCTGCCAGTGCTACGACAAGTGGCAGGGACCCCGCTGTGACACCCTGGGCTTTGCCAAGTGA
- the TUSC2 gene encoding tumor suppressor candidate 2, translating to MGASGSKSRGLWPFATPAAGGGGPEGPGGQQALARARAARAATPFVFTRRGSMYYDEDGDLAHEFYEETIVTKNGRKRAKLKRIHKNLIPQGIVKLEHPRIHVDFPVIICEV from the exons atGGGCGCCAGCGGCTCCAAGTCGCGGGGACTGTGGCCCTTCGCCAccccggcggcgggcggcggcggccccgaaGGCCCCGGCGGGCAGCAGGCCCTGGCCCGGGCACGGGCCGCGCGCGCCGCCACCCCCTTCGTGTTCACACGGCGCGG CTCCATGTATTACGATGAGGACGGGGATCTTGCTCACGAGTTCTACGAGGAGACAATCGTCACCAAGAACGGGAGAAAGCGCGCCAAGCTGAAGAGGATCCACAAGAACCTGATACCTCAG GGCATAGTGAAACTAGAGCATCCTCGCATTCACGTGGATTTCCCAGTGATCATCTGTGAGGTGTGA